A single region of the Polymorphum gilvum SL003B-26A1 genome encodes:
- the recO gene encoding DNA repair protein RecO — MEWSEDGIILGTRSHGESGVVLELMTRRRGRHLGLVRGGRSRRQQPVLQPGNLVRATWRARIADQLGAFTVEPLQLRAGALMDSALALHALQHLAGLLRLLPERDAHERLYDALTIVLDHLGEAMIAGPLIVRFELELLNELGFGLDLTRCAATGQLWDLAYVSPKSGRAVSRDAGAPYRDQLLPLPSFLVEGERQPGSEITFADISQGLRLTAFFLARHVLEPQGHAPSLSREELVKALERGFGPVGLAGCP; from the coding sequence ATGGAATGGTCCGAAGACGGCATCATCCTCGGCACGCGCAGCCACGGCGAGAGTGGCGTCGTGCTGGAACTGATGACGCGTAGGCGCGGGCGCCATCTCGGCCTGGTGCGCGGCGGCCGCTCCCGCCGCCAGCAGCCCGTCCTGCAACCCGGCAACCTGGTGCGCGCGACCTGGCGCGCGCGCATCGCCGACCAGCTCGGCGCCTTCACGGTCGAGCCGCTGCAGCTGCGCGCCGGGGCGCTGATGGACAGCGCCCTCGCCCTGCACGCCTTGCAGCATCTGGCGGGCCTGCTGCGCCTGTTGCCCGAGCGCGACGCGCACGAACGGCTGTACGATGCGCTGACCATCGTGCTCGACCACCTCGGCGAGGCCATGATCGCTGGCCCGCTGATCGTCCGCTTCGAACTGGAGCTTCTGAACGAACTGGGCTTCGGCCTCGACCTGACGCGCTGCGCGGCGACCGGCCAGCTGTGGGACCTCGCCTATGTATCGCCGAAGAGCGGGCGTGCGGTCAGCCGCGACGCCGGCGCCCCCTATCGCGACCAGCTGCTGCCCCTGCCCTCGTTCCTGGTCGAGGGCGAGCGCCAGCCGGGCAGCGAGATCACCTTCGCGGACATTTCCCAGGGCCTGCGCCTGACCGCCTTCTTCCTCGCCCGCCATGTCCTGGAGCCCCAGGGGCACGCACCGTCGCTGTCGCGCGAGGAACTGGTCAAGGCGCTCGAGCGCGGCTTTGGCCCAGTCGGGCTTGCCGGCTGCCCCTGA
- a CDS encoding alpha/beta fold hydrolase codes for MPAESDQPYNLDAACHWTPVRWRSADGLTLAARDWRPLQPCPDALPVLCLSGLSRNARDFDAVAARLCAQGRRVVAMDYRGRGDSERDPDWRNYSLPVEGQDIDAGIATLGLDRFAILGTSRGGLHAMAMAARHSPSRIAGIVLNDIGPHIEFEAIQRLATTIGKDMTAPDWSAMADRLRGKLAAQFTALSAADWERLARQMCRQSGPAVAFDYDPALGKTLEGLDEGAPTPDLWPLFEALIPIPLLVLRGETSDMFGVQTLAEMAVRHPNCETLVVPGEGHAPLLWDAATQEHIAAFLARVDTSPSC; via the coding sequence ATGCCCGCAGAATCAGATCAGCCCTACAACCTCGATGCTGCCTGTCACTGGACGCCGGTGCGCTGGCGCAGCGCGGACGGCCTGACGCTGGCAGCGCGCGACTGGCGGCCACTCCAACCCTGCCCCGATGCGCTTCCCGTGCTCTGCCTGTCCGGCCTGTCGCGCAATGCGCGCGACTTCGACGCCGTTGCCGCACGGCTCTGCGCCCAAGGGCGGCGGGTTGTGGCCATGGACTATCGCGGTCGCGGCGACAGCGAGCGCGATCCCGACTGGCGCAACTATTCGCTGCCGGTCGAAGGCCAAGATATCGATGCCGGCATTGCCACCCTCGGTCTGGACCGGTTCGCAATCCTCGGCACGTCGCGCGGCGGCCTGCACGCGATGGCAATGGCTGCACGGCATTCGCCCAGCCGGATCGCAGGCATCGTTCTGAACGACATCGGCCCGCACATCGAGTTCGAGGCGATCCAGCGCCTCGCGACCACGATCGGCAAGGACATGACCGCGCCGGATTGGTCCGCCATGGCAGATCGCCTGCGCGGCAAGCTCGCCGCCCAGTTCACCGCCTTGAGCGCTGCCGACTGGGAGCGACTCGCCCGGCAGATGTGTCGGCAAAGCGGGCCGGCGGTCGCGTTCGACTACGATCCGGCCCTCGGCAAGACGCTGGAGGGGCTCGACGAAGGCGCTCCGACGCCGGACCTGTGGCCGCTGTTCGAGGCTTTGATCCCGATTCCCCTGCTCGTTCTTCGGGGCGAGACCTCTGACATGTTCGGCGTGCAGACGCTGGCGGAGATGGCCGTCCGCCACCCGAACTGCGAGACGCTGGTCGTCCCCGGCGAGGGCCACGCGCCCCTGCTCTGGGACGCGGCAACGCAGGAACACATCGCTGCCTTCCTGGCAAGAGTCGATACTTCCCCAAGCTGTTAA
- the rnc gene encoding ribonuclease III — MARSGRGTADTLEGRLGYSFQDKALLMQALTHASALNAGGAARGSYQRLEFLGDRVLGLAVATMLHRHFPLADEGELARRLNHMVKRETCADIALELDLGEAMRISQSEAQTGGRRKTALLADICEAVIAAIYLDGGFPAAEDFVRRLWEPRMLAWSGPLRDAKTTLQEWAQSKGLPAPGYQVTTREGPDHAPVFVVAVTVSGYAPGEGRGGSKRIAEQNAAEAVLRREGVWTE, encoded by the coding sequence ATGGCACGTTCTGGACGCGGCACGGCAGACACTCTGGAAGGCCGTCTTGGATACAGCTTCCAGGACAAGGCCCTGCTGATGCAGGCCCTGACCCATGCAAGCGCGCTGAACGCAGGCGGCGCGGCCAGGGGCAGCTATCAACGGCTCGAGTTCCTGGGCGACCGCGTGCTCGGACTTGCGGTCGCGACGATGCTGCACCGGCATTTTCCGCTGGCCGACGAAGGTGAACTGGCGCGCCGCCTGAACCACATGGTCAAGCGCGAGACCTGCGCCGACATTGCGCTCGAGCTCGACCTCGGTGAGGCCATGCGCATCAGCCAGAGCGAGGCGCAGACTGGCGGCCGGCGCAAGACCGCGCTGCTCGCCGACATCTGCGAGGCGGTGATCGCAGCAATCTACCTGGACGGCGGCTTTCCGGCCGCCGAAGATTTCGTGCGCCGACTGTGGGAGCCGCGTATGCTGGCGTGGTCGGGTCCGTTACGTGACGCCAAGACGACGCTGCAGGAATGGGCCCAATCCAAGGGCCTGCCCGCGCCGGGCTACCAGGTGACGACGCGCGAAGGCCCCGATCATGCGCCGGTGTTCGTCGTCGCCGTGACTGTGAGCGGTTATGCGCCGGGCGAAGGGCGTGGCGGCTCGAAACGCATCGCGGAACAGAACGCCGCGGAGGCGGTATTGCGCCGGGAAGGCGTGTGGACGGAGTAG
- the parC gene encoding DNA topoisomerase IV subunit A, giving the protein MGNELIPPGGIEGVNLREALEERYLAYALSTIMHRALPDVRDGLKPVHRRLLYAMRLLKLDPGAGFKKCARVVGDVIGKYHPHGDQAVYEALVRLAQDFAQRYPLIDGQGNFGNIDGDSAAAMRYTEARLTDIARRLLDGLDEDAVDFRETYDGEDREPIVLPGGFPNLLANGSSGIAVGMATSIPPHNAFELCEAAQHLIRNPNADTRALLQFIKGPDFPTGGLLVDDPVGLLETYETGRGSFRVRARWAIEDLGRGQWVVVVTEIPYQVQKSRLIEKIAELLMARKLPLLDDIRDESAEDVRIVLVPRSRNVDAALLMESLFKLTDLESRFPLNMNVLSHGKVPMVMGVRQVLREWLDHRKAVLIRRSQHRLDQIEHRLEVLDGYLVAYLNLDEVIRIIREEDEPKAELMRTFGLTDVQAEAILNMRLRSLRKLEEMEIRKEHDKLSAERDELKALLGSEARQWTRIGKDIAEVGKAYGPETPLGRRRTGFSEAPGHDVEDLQQAMIEKEPITVVISDKGWIRALKGHQQDLSSLAFKQGDKLKLAFHAETTDKILVFSTGGKFFTLGADRLPGGRGHGEPIRLMVDMEEGQDVVSAFVHKPGRKLLVASDEARGFVVPETDVVANTRKGKQVLNLTAPNEAVLCIAAEGDHVAVIGQNRKLLVFPLAQVPEMGRGRGVRLQRYRDGHLADAVVFDGAQGLTWIDSSGRSFNRSLDDLADWRGDRGQAGRLPPTGFPRSNRFGTPGL; this is encoded by the coding sequence ATGGGAAACGAGTTGATTCCGCCGGGCGGCATTGAGGGCGTGAACCTGCGCGAGGCGCTGGAAGAACGCTATCTCGCCTATGCCCTGTCGACGATCATGCACCGCGCGCTGCCGGACGTGCGCGACGGCCTGAAGCCCGTGCACCGGCGCCTGCTCTACGCGATGCGGTTGCTGAAGCTCGATCCCGGCGCCGGCTTCAAGAAATGCGCCCGCGTCGTCGGCGACGTGATCGGCAAATATCATCCGCACGGTGATCAGGCGGTCTACGAAGCGCTGGTTCGCCTCGCCCAGGATTTCGCGCAGCGCTATCCGCTGATCGACGGCCAGGGCAACTTCGGCAACATCGACGGCGACAGCGCCGCGGCCATGCGCTACACCGAGGCGCGCCTGACCGACATCGCCAGGCGTTTGCTCGACGGCCTCGACGAGGACGCCGTCGATTTCCGCGAGACCTACGATGGCGAGGACCGCGAGCCGATCGTGCTGCCAGGCGGCTTCCCGAACCTGCTCGCCAACGGCTCCTCCGGCATCGCAGTCGGCATGGCGACCTCGATCCCGCCGCACAACGCCTTCGAGCTGTGCGAGGCCGCCCAGCACCTGATCAGGAATCCGAACGCCGACACGCGTGCACTGCTGCAGTTCATCAAGGGCCCGGATTTCCCGACCGGCGGCCTGCTGGTCGACGATCCGGTGGGGCTTCTGGAGACCTACGAGACCGGCCGCGGCAGCTTCCGCGTACGCGCCCGCTGGGCGATCGAGGACCTCGGCCGCGGCCAGTGGGTGGTCGTGGTCACCGAAATCCCCTACCAGGTGCAGAAGTCGCGCCTGATCGAGAAGATCGCCGAGTTGCTGATGGCCCGCAAGCTGCCGCTTCTCGACGACATCCGCGACGAATCTGCGGAGGACGTGCGCATCGTGCTGGTTCCGCGTTCGCGCAACGTCGATGCCGCGCTGCTGATGGAGTCGCTGTTCAAGCTGACGGATCTGGAAAGCCGCTTCCCGCTGAACATGAACGTTCTGTCGCACGGCAAGGTGCCGATGGTGATGGGCGTCAGGCAGGTGCTGCGCGAGTGGCTGGACCACCGCAAGGCCGTGTTGATCCGCCGTTCGCAGCACCGCCTCGACCAGATCGAGCACCGCTTGGAGGTGCTGGATGGCTATCTCGTCGCCTATCTCAACCTCGACGAGGTGATCCGCATCATCCGCGAGGAGGACGAGCCCAAGGCCGAACTGATGCGCACCTTCGGTCTGACCGATGTGCAGGCCGAGGCCATTCTCAACATGCGCCTGCGCTCGCTGCGCAAGCTCGAGGAAATGGAGATCCGCAAGGAGCACGACAAGCTTTCGGCTGAACGCGACGAGTTGAAGGCGCTGCTCGGCTCCGAGGCGCGGCAATGGACCCGCATCGGCAAGGACATCGCCGAGGTCGGCAAGGCTTACGGGCCGGAAACCCCGCTCGGTCGTCGTCGCACCGGCTTCTCCGAAGCGCCCGGTCATGACGTCGAGGACCTTCAGCAGGCGATGATCGAGAAGGAACCGATCACCGTCGTCATCTCGGACAAGGGCTGGATCCGGGCCCTCAAGGGCCACCAGCAGGACCTGTCGTCCCTCGCCTTCAAGCAGGGCGACAAGCTCAAGCTCGCCTTCCACGCCGAGACCACCGACAAGATCCTGGTATTCTCGACCGGTGGCAAGTTCTTCACCCTCGGTGCCGATCGCCTGCCGGGCGGGCGCGGCCACGGCGAACCGATCCGCCTGATGGTCGACATGGAGGAAGGCCAAGACGTTGTCAGCGCCTTCGTGCACAAGCCCGGCCGCAAGCTGCTGGTCGCCAGCGACGAGGCACGCGGCTTCGTCGTGCCGGAGACCGACGTCGTCGCCAATACACGCAAGGGCAAGCAGGTGCTCAACCTGACCGCGCCCAACGAGGCGGTGTTGTGCATCGCCGCCGAGGGCGACCATGTCGCGGTGATCGGCCAGAACCGCAAGCTGCTGGTCTTCCCGCTCGCACAGGTGCCTGAAATGGGGCGCGGCCGCGGCGTGCGCCTGCAGCGCTATCGCGACGGCCACCTTGCCGATGCGGTCGTGTTCGACGGCGCCCAGGGGCTGACGTGGATCGACAGTTCGGGCCGCAGCTTCAACCGCTCGCTCGACGACCTCGCCGACTGGCGCGGCGACCGGGGCCAGGCCGGCCGCCTGCCGCCGACCGGCTTCCCCCGCTCCAACAGGTTCGGCACGCCGGGACTTTGA
- the smpB gene encoding SsrA-binding protein SmpB, producing the protein MAAKNGGPAGRSVVADNRKARFNYEIEEVFEAGIELKGTEVKSLRTGKANIQDSYAAEHNGELWLYNSYIPEYLQANRFNHEPRRPRRLLLHKRQIGKLASAVQKEGKTIVPLKLYFNEQGRAKLELALARGKKLHDKRETEKARDWQREKSRLLKNQG; encoded by the coding sequence ATGGCCGCCAAGAACGGAGGGCCTGCCGGTCGATCCGTCGTCGCGGACAACCGGAAGGCCCGCTTCAACTACGAGATCGAAGAGGTCTTCGAAGCCGGGATAGAGCTGAAGGGCACCGAGGTGAAGTCGCTGCGCACGGGAAAGGCGAACATCCAGGACTCCTATGCCGCCGAGCACAACGGCGAGCTCTGGCTCTACAATTCCTACATTCCGGAATACCTGCAGGCGAACCGCTTCAACCACGAGCCGCGCCGGCCGCGCCGGCTGCTGCTGCACAAGCGCCAGATCGGCAAGCTCGCCTCGGCCGTGCAGAAGGAAGGCAAGACGATCGTCCCGCTGAAGCTCTATTTCAACGAGCAGGGCCGGGCGAAGCTGGAACTGGCGCTGGCACGCGGCAAGAAGCTGCACGACAAGCGCGAGACGGAAAAGGCGCGCGACTGGCAGCGCGAAAAGTCCCGGCTGTTGAAAAACCAGGGCTGA
- the acpS gene encoding holo-ACP synthase, which translates to MIIGIGSDLVDIRRIEKTLARFGDRFTQRVFTETERRRSDRRAERAASYAKRFAAKEACSKALGTGIRMGIAWREMGVVNQPSGRPTFELAGGAAERLAAMTPDGFVARIDLTITDDYPLAQAFVVISAWPKDWPTARQADRQRDDTGD; encoded by the coding sequence ATGATCATCGGCATCGGCAGCGACCTGGTCGATATCCGCCGCATCGAGAAGACCTTGGCGCGGTTCGGCGACCGCTTCACGCAGCGCGTGTTCACCGAGACGGAGCGCCGACGGTCGGACCGCCGTGCCGAGCGGGCCGCCTCCTACGCCAAACGCTTCGCCGCCAAGGAGGCCTGCTCGAAGGCGCTCGGCACCGGCATCCGGATGGGCATTGCCTGGCGCGAGATGGGCGTCGTCAACCAGCCTTCCGGGCGGCCGACCTTCGAACTGGCCGGCGGCGCTGCCGAACGGCTCGCGGCGATGACGCCGGACGGTTTCGTCGCCCGCATCGACCTGACGATCACCGACGACTATCCGCTCGCTCAGGCCTTCGTCGTGATTTCCGCATGGCCGAAGGACTGGCCAACGGCGCGGCAGGCGGATCGGCAGAGAGACGATACGGGCGATTGA
- the lepB gene encoding signal peptidase I yields MSVTDNKKAKEGSLYETVKVIVQALLLALIVRTLLFQPFNIPSGSMMNTLLIGDYLFVSKYSYGYSRYSFPFGLAPISGRVWATEPERGDVAVFKLPRDNSTDYIKRVIGLPGDEIQMIDGVVHINGEPVKREQIDDFIESDGRGGLRRVPRFRETLPNGVSYDTLDLTPRGQGDNTRVYKVPEGHYFMMGDNRDNSTDSRVLSAVGYVPFENLIGRAEVIFFSVADGEPAWMVWKWPWTVRWDRLFQTL; encoded by the coding sequence ATGAGCGTGACGGACAACAAGAAGGCCAAGGAAGGCAGTCTCTACGAGACGGTCAAGGTGATCGTGCAGGCCCTCCTCCTGGCACTGATCGTCCGCACGCTGCTGTTCCAGCCGTTCAACATCCCGTCCGGATCGATGATGAACACGCTGCTCATCGGCGACTACCTGTTCGTCTCCAAATACAGCTACGGCTACAGCCGCTATTCGTTTCCCTTCGGCCTCGCGCCAATCTCCGGCCGCGTCTGGGCGACGGAACCCGAGCGCGGCGATGTCGCCGTGTTCAAGCTGCCGCGCGACAATTCGACCGACTATATCAAGCGCGTGATCGGCCTGCCCGGCGACGAGATCCAGATGATCGACGGCGTCGTCCACATCAACGGCGAGCCGGTCAAGCGCGAGCAGATCGACGACTTCATCGAGAGCGACGGCCGCGGCGGCCTGCGCCGCGTGCCGCGCTTCCGCGAGACGCTGCCGAACGGGGTGTCCTACGACACGCTGGATCTCACGCCGCGCGGCCAGGGCGACAACACCCGGGTCTACAAGGTTCCCGAAGGCCACTACTTCATGATGGGCGACAACCGGGACAACTCGACCGACAGCCGGGTGCTGAGCGCGGTCGGCTACGTGCCGTTCGAGAACCTGATCGGGCGCGCCGAGGTGATCTTCTTCTCGGTCGCCGACGGGGAACCGGCCTGGATGGTGTGGAAATGGCCATGGACCGTCCGCTGGGACCGGCTGTTCCAGACGTTGTAG
- the dapA gene encoding 4-hydroxy-tetrahydrodipicolinate synthase: MFKGSIPALITPFRNGAVDEKRFQDFVEWQIKEGSNALVPVGTTGESPTLTHDEHKRVVELCIEAAAGRVPVMAGAGSNNTAEAIDLARFAEKAGAQGLLVVTPYYNKPNQAGLKAHFRAIDDAVGIPIFIYNIPGRSVIDMTPETMADLFKTCRNIAGVKDATANMARTSLQRHACGSDFVQLSGEDITALGFNAHGGSGCISVTANVAPRLCSQFQAACLSGDYATALSIQDKLTPLHHALFIEPNPTGVKYALSLLGKIENELRLPLVPVSAETQAQIRQAMVRAGLIN; the protein is encoded by the coding sequence ATGTTCAAGGGATCGATTCCAGCGCTGATCACTCCGTTCCGGAATGGCGCGGTCGATGAGAAACGGTTTCAGGACTTCGTCGAGTGGCAGATCAAGGAAGGCAGCAACGCCCTGGTGCCGGTGGGAACCACCGGCGAGAGCCCGACGCTGACCCATGACGAGCACAAGCGCGTGGTGGAACTGTGCATCGAGGCAGCGGCCGGACGCGTGCCGGTCATGGCCGGTGCCGGGTCGAACAACACCGCCGAAGCCATCGATCTGGCGCGGTTCGCCGAGAAGGCCGGCGCCCAAGGCCTGCTGGTCGTCACGCCCTATTACAACAAGCCGAACCAGGCCGGACTGAAGGCGCATTTCCGGGCCATCGACGATGCGGTCGGGATCCCGATCTTCATCTACAACATCCCGGGCCGCTCCGTGATCGACATGACGCCGGAAACCATGGCGGACCTGTTCAAGACCTGCAGGAACATCGCCGGTGTCAAGGATGCGACCGCCAACATGGCCCGCACCAGCCTGCAGCGCCATGCCTGCGGGTCGGACTTCGTGCAGCTCTCGGGCGAGGACATCACCGCGCTCGGCTTCAACGCCCATGGTGGATCGGGCTGCATCTCGGTGACGGCCAATGTCGCGCCGCGTCTGTGCTCGCAGTTCCAGGCGGCCTGTCTGTCCGGCGACTACGCCACCGCGCTGTCGATCCAGGACAAGCTGACGCCGCTGCATCACGCGCTGTTCATCGAACCGAACCCGACCGGCGTGAAATACGCCCTGTCGCTGCTCGGCAAGATCGAGAACGAGCTGCGCCTGCCGCTGGTCCCGGTGTCCGCCGAGACCCAGGCCCAGATCCGCCAAGCAATGGTGCGCGCCGGGCTGATCAACTGA
- the era gene encoding GTPase Era has translation MSSPQQDDAGATGPGATGPGAGATRAGFIALIGAPNAGKSTLLNQLVGTKVSIVTHKVQTTRAIVRGIAMHGSAQLVFVDTPGIFQPKRRLDRAMVDTAWGGARDADVIALLIDARKGLSEEVETILDRLADLRGPRVLILNKIDVARREKLLTLAQAANERVAFERTFMVSALTGDGVADMLDYFATKVPAGPWLYPEDEASDLPLRLLAAEITREKLFERLHEEIPYVSTVETELWEERKDGSVRIEQTIYVERDSQKAIVLGKRGATIKAISQAARAELLEIVERPVHLFLFVKVRENWADDPERYREMGLEFPG, from the coding sequence GTGAGCAGTCCGCAACAAGACGATGCCGGAGCGACCGGCCCCGGAGCGACCGGCCCCGGAGCGGGCGCTACGCGCGCGGGCTTCATCGCGCTGATCGGCGCGCCCAATGCCGGCAAGTCGACTTTGCTGAACCAGTTGGTCGGCACCAAGGTCTCGATCGTCACCCACAAGGTGCAGACGACCCGGGCGATCGTGCGCGGCATTGCCATGCACGGCTCGGCCCAACTGGTGTTCGTCGACACGCCCGGAATCTTCCAGCCCAAGCGCCGTCTGGACCGGGCGATGGTCGACACCGCTTGGGGCGGCGCCCGCGACGCCGACGTGATCGCCCTGCTGATCGACGCCCGCAAGGGGCTGAGCGAGGAAGTGGAGACCATCCTCGACCGCCTCGCCGACCTGCGCGGCCCAAGGGTGCTGATCCTCAACAAGATCGACGTCGCCAGGCGCGAGAAGCTGCTGACCCTCGCCCAGGCGGCCAACGAGCGGGTCGCCTTCGAACGCACCTTCATGGTTTCTGCACTGACCGGCGACGGCGTCGCCGACATGCTCGACTATTTCGCCACCAAGGTGCCCGCCGGCCCCTGGCTCTATCCCGAGGACGAGGCCTCCGACCTGCCCCTGCGGCTGCTCGCCGCCGAGATCACCCGCGAGAAGCTGTTCGAGCGCCTGCACGAGGAGATCCCCTACGTGTCGACGGTCGAGACCGAGCTCTGGGAGGAGCGAAAGGACGGTTCGGTGCGTATCGAACAGACCATCTACGTCGAACGCGACAGCCAGAAGGCGATCGTGCTCGGCAAGCGCGGGGCGACGATCAAGGCGATCTCACAGGCCGCCCGCGCGGAACTGCTCGAGATCGTCGAGCGTCCCGTCCATCTGTTCCTGTTCGTCAAGGTGCGCGAAAACTGGGCCGACGATCCGGAGCGCTACCGGGAAATGGGGCTGGAGTTTCCCGGCTGA
- a CDS encoding DUF2062 domain-containing protein yields the protein MLFQRRNRPSRIERLRIAVWPRNSWMRSFRYYAKRVLRLSASPNAIALGFAAGAFASFTPFMGFHFLIAAAIAYVIRGNLLASALGTAVGNPLTFPFIWATTYKIGNIILGADRPAATPHGFSGDFHDHLFSKSFDALWPLIKPMLIGAVPLGSVVAIIFYVLVYQGVRAYQDRRRRRMSDIRNGAATLPTPGGEP from the coding sequence ATGCTTTTCCAGCGCCGGAACAGGCCAAGCCGGATCGAACGCCTGAGGATCGCCGTCTGGCCACGCAACAGCTGGATGCGCTCCTTCCGCTATTATGCCAAGCGTGTCCTGCGCCTGAGCGCCAGCCCGAACGCGATCGCGCTCGGCTTTGCGGCGGGGGCCTTCGCCTCCTTCACGCCATTCATGGGCTTCCACTTCCTGATCGCGGCCGCCATCGCCTATGTGATCAGGGGCAATCTGCTCGCCTCCGCCCTCGGCACCGCCGTCGGCAATCCTCTCACCTTCCCGTTCATCTGGGCGACGACCTACAAGATCGGCAACATCATTCTCGGTGCGGATCGCCCGGCGGCCACGCCGCACGGGTTTTCAGGCGATTTCCACGACCACCTGTTCAGCAAGTCGTTCGATGCGCTCTGGCCGCTGATCAAGCCGATGCTGATCGGCGCGGTTCCGCTCGGCAGCGTCGTCGCCATCATCTTCTACGTCCTCGTCTATCAGGGCGTACGCGCCTACCAGGACCGGCGCCGGCGGCGGATGAGCGACATCCGAAATGGCGCGGCAACCCTGCCGACGCCTGGAGGGGAGCCCTGA
- a CDS encoding acyl-CoA thioesterase, producing the protein MNAPARSRPLTRADFSLFRPIPTRWLDVDIYGHVNNVVYLSYFDTAVNGWYIEQGLMDPASSELVFLVVETGCQYFAELAFPDLVQAGIRVAALGTSSVRYDIALFRNDDATAAAQGQFVHVQVDRTDRRPRPIAGDRRAAFEALLPRP; encoded by the coding sequence GTGAACGCCCCGGCGAGGTCGCGGCCGCTGACCCGGGCTGACTTTTCGCTGTTCCGGCCCATCCCGACGCGCTGGCTCGATGTCGACATCTACGGTCACGTCAACAACGTCGTCTATCTGAGCTATTTCGACACCGCGGTGAACGGCTGGTACATCGAGCAGGGCCTGATGGACCCGGCCTCCTCAGAGCTGGTGTTCCTGGTCGTGGAGACTGGCTGCCAGTACTTCGCCGAACTGGCGTTTCCCGATCTCGTCCAGGCCGGCATCCGCGTCGCGGCGCTCGGCACGTCGTCCGTGCGCTACGACATCGCCCTGTTCCGCAACGACGACGCGACCGCCGCCGCGCAGGGACAGTTCGTCCATGTCCAGGTCGACCGCACGGATCGCCGCCCGCGGCCGATCGCGGGAGACCGGCGCGCCGCGTTCGAGGCACTGCTTCCCCGCCCCTGA
- the pyrE gene encoding orotate phosphoribosyltransferase: MTRDDVLSIFRDAGAILEGHFILTSGLRSPVFLQKARVFMYPDKTERLCKALAEKIRASGVGPIDFVVSPAVGGLIPGYETARHLGVPAMWVEREGGKFRLRRFEMPRGARVLIVEDIVTTGLSCRETVEALKDLGATVVGVACLIDRSAGEADVAAPLVALTDYKVPAYEADNLPPELAAIPAVKPGSRNLA; this comes from the coding sequence ATGACGCGGGACGACGTCCTCTCCATCTTTCGCGACGCCGGGGCGATCCTGGAAGGCCATTTCATCCTGACCTCCGGCCTGCGCAGCCCGGTGTTCCTGCAGAAGGCCCGTGTGTTCATGTACCCGGACAAGACCGAGCGGCTGTGCAAGGCGCTTGCCGAGAAGATCCGCGCGTCCGGCGTCGGCCCGATCGACTTCGTCGTCTCGCCGGCCGTCGGCGGCCTCATTCCCGGCTACGAAACCGCGCGTCATCTCGGCGTTCCCGCCATGTGGGTGGAGCGCGAGGGCGGAAAGTTCCGCCTGCGCCGGTTCGAGATGCCCCGGGGCGCGCGGGTGCTGATCGTCGAGGACATCGTCACCACGGGCCTGTCCTGCCGCGAAACGGTCGAAGCCCTTAAGGACCTCGGCGCGACCGTGGTCGGCGTCGCCTGCCTGATCGACCGATCCGCCGGCGAAGCGGACGTCGCTGCGCCGCTGGTTGCCCTGACCGACTACAAGGTACCCGCTTACGAAGCGGACAATCTTCCGCCGGAATTGGCTGCCATTCCGGCCGTGAAGCCCGGCAGCCGGAACCTCGCCTGA